Sequence from the Actinomycetota bacterium genome:
CTCGACGTCGCCATCGCCCTGGCCTGCCTGCCGGTGGCCGTGCGGCGCCTGCGCGAGTCCCGCGACCCCGACGCCGGCCAGGTCGACTGGTGGGGCACGGTGACGCTGTGCCTCGGGCTGTTCCTTGGGGTGTTCGCGCTCACCCGCGGCGACGTGCTCGGCTGGGGGAGCGGGGTCATCGTGGCCAGCGCGGCCGCGGCGGCGGCCCTGCTGGCCGCGTTCGTGGTGGTGGAGCGGCGCGAGCCCGAGCCCATGCTCGACCTCGGCCTGTTCGCCACCCCGACCTTCACCGGGGCCTCGGTGGTGGTGCTGCTCCTGGCCGCCTCCACCTTCGGACCGTTCCTGTACCTGACGCTGTTCCTGCTGGATGTGGGCGGGGCCTCCCCGACCGCGGTCGGGCTCCAGCTCATGCCCCTGTCGGCGGCCGCCTTCGTGGTCTCCTCCCTCGGCGGGCGCTACGCCAGGGTCCTGCCGGTGCGGGCGGCCCTGCCCGCCGGCCAGCTCCTGTCCGCGGCCGGCCTGCTGGCCATGCGGGGGGTGGAGGCGTCCTCGCCCTGGACCTTCCTGCTGCCCGGCCTGCTGCTCATGGGGGTCGGGATCGGCCTGTCCAACCCGGCCGTGACCTACGCCGCCCTCGGGGTGGTCCCGGCGACCCGCAGCGGCATGGCGTCGGGCACCAACAACACCTTCCGCCAGGTCGGCCTGGCCATCGGCATCGCCGTCCTGGGGACGCTGCTCCCGGCCCAGGCCGAGGCCGACCCGGCCGCCTTCGCGGCCGCGCTCGACCGGATCCTGCTGGTCAGCGCCGCCGTCGCCGCCGCCGGGGCGGTCCTGGCCGTGACCCTGATCCGCCAGCGGGACTTCGTCGTCGACCCGGCCCCAGCCGGGTCCTGACCGACGACGGCCTGGGGTCGGCCTTCGGCCGACGATCAATGGACTCCGACCGGCGGAGCCGGCCGGGCGGGAGATTCTTCTCCCTCCACGGTCGCGGTAGACTCCCGGCGACTCCAGTGCGCCGCTCCCCCGAAATCCGCGGGCCGGACCGGGTCGGACCGGGCTAAGCTGGAGCGTTCCGGACCCGACGGACACGAGGAGCAGAAGTGAGCCTGCTGGCCATCGCCTGGACGATCGTCGCCTTCCTGGTCGGCGCGGCGGTCGTGGTGCTGTGCGTCGTGATGGCCAACCTGTTCCGGGTGCTCACCTCGACCAAGGACCTGATCGACGGGGTGACCTCCCAGACCGTGCCGCTGCTGGGACAGGTCAACACCACCGTGGCCATGGTCAACCAG
This genomic interval carries:
- a CDS encoding MFS transporter; protein product: MRERRRWTLVVVCLATAVLLLNVAAPNVALPDIGADLDAELSVLQWVISGYSLALAATLLTAGTLADLVGRRRMFLGGLAGFAAASAVCAAAPTALALIAGRAAQGLAGAVLLSSSLALLAQDFTGVARAGAIGVWGATVAAAFAIGPLEGGLLTEASGWRAIFVLDVAIALACLPVAVRRLRESRDPDAGQVDWWGTVTLCLGLFLGVFALTRGDVLGWGSGVIVASAAAAAALLAAFVVVERREPEPMLDLGLFATPTFTGASVVVLLLAASTFGPFLYLTLFLLDVGGASPTAVGLQLMPLSAAAFVVSSLGGRYARVLPVRAALPAGQLLSAAGLLAMRGVEASSPWTFLLPGLLLMGVGIGLSNPAVTYAALGVVPATRSGMASGTNNTFRQVGLAIGIAVLGTLLPAQAEADPAAFAAALDRILLVSAAVAAAGAVLAVTLIRQRDFVVDPAPAGS